A single Triticum dicoccoides isolate Atlit2015 ecotype Zavitan chromosome 2A, WEW_v2.0, whole genome shotgun sequence DNA region contains:
- the LOC119359557 gene encoding uncharacterized protein LOC119359557 gives MDPNGSYPNKVTSGENDAYISPLHEALRGTRAMPVLNDILAFESLPSDSPSMANSSSAPDAPPEPTMMLVNDSSMMPHQENVGLAPLPPQLSDTIINPLSMVNTIVSQPNNEEIHQDEHEMFRHEDFLSNPLWNYADSYHHTHTSSMESPSFTSLLQTDPNSIVHTHLNTNGAMEDGSIYDMPAMHVSENIQDGRLLYDASYGVPAPISPFMATSHVPREYNTPLVCPNGISDSAILHDSTSLGNYTCKICGRKFNTSQAYGGHMSSHAKERKKHLQS, from the exons ATGGATCCTAATGGCTCCTACCCCAACAAAGTTACATCTGGTGAGAATGATGCCTACATTTCCCCCTTGCATGAAGCATTGAGAGGCACGAGAGCCATGCCAGTGTTAAATGATATTTTGGCCTTTGAGTCACTACCATCAGATTCACCTTCCATGGCGAACTCCTCATCTGCACCCGATGCACCACCTGAACCTACCATGATGCTAGTCAATGATAGTTCCATGATGCCACACCAAGAGAATGTAGGTCTAGCACCACTCCCACCACAATTGTCTGATACAATTATTAATCCTTTATCCATGGTTAATACCATAGTGTCCCAACCCAACAATGAGGAAATCCATCAAGATGAACATGAAATGTTCAGGCATGAAGACTTCCTTTCAAACCCTTTGTGGAATTACGCTGACTCCTATCATCATACACATACCTCGTCCATGGAGTCTCCATCATTCACATCCTTACTCCAAACAGATCCAAATTCTATTGTTCATACCCACCTTAACACTAATGGAGCAATGGAGGATGGTTCAATCTATGACATGCCCGCCATGCATGTCTCTGAG AACATACAAGATGGAAGGCTACTATATGATGCTTCTTATGGTGTACCTGCCCCTATTTCTCCATTCATGGCAACCTCACATGTACCAAGAGAATATAACACCCCTCTAGTTTGTCCAAATGGCATTTCTGATAGTGCTATTTTGCATGATTCTACATCCTTGGGTAATTACACATGCAAGATTTGCGGTCGCAAATTCAACACATCTCAAGCCTACGGTGGTCACATGAGTTCCCATGCCAAAGAAAGGAAGAAACACCTACAAAGTTGA